Proteins found in one Apostichopus japonicus isolate 1M-3 chromosome 16, ASM3797524v1, whole genome shotgun sequence genomic segment:
- the LOC139982747 gene encoding receptor-type tyrosine-protein phosphatase alpha-like, producing MVKTKSNGTGSVGLIVGVTIGTISLAIIALLAVYGIWKYRRSTSKPKTVERQADDSKEVTNEAPFANENVSKDSGHTNVVHYVPSKKHEECILSATGNDDTTDGYEIPSTRKDGGAQAKQESNTCENMEDVQVYQNNSDDEFSLRKPMAISRFPLFMRSSTAKEMISATFKSLEEVSPSTNASSFSGASPENLHKNRYGDIVPLDNHRPLLKSMCLTQGGNDYINASVVNIPGLNKTLIMTQAPLPNTVEDFWRLVFDYQCQTIIMLNESDSGNHDTIKYWPDVNDIEIGTMTISTCLIEKKQLYTIHQCQVAHRSYRESIKVNRFILNNWPKSGDSLTPLINFIAATGFGDRGATLIHCINGASRSGIYVTVCSEINRMKKRQTIQVFDTVKNIKVCNPNAIITKEDYMMCHQLLNCYLTEMQDYDVIV from the exons atggtgaaaacaAAATCGAATGGTACGG GATCCGTTGGATTAATTGTCGGTGTTACAATTGGAACGATCTCTCTCGCAATAATTGCTCTTCTTGCAGTTTACGG AATATGGAAATATAGGAGATCTACATCTAAACCTAAAACTGTGGAACGACAAGCAGACGACTCAAAAG AGGTTACAAACGAAGCCCCTTTTGCCAATGAAAATGTGAGCAAAGATAGTGGGCATACCAACGTGGTACACTATGTTCCTTCTAAGAAACACGAGGAATGCATTCTGTCAGCCACAGGAAATGATGACACCACTGATGGATATGAAATTCCATCTACTCGTAAAGATGGAGGCGCTCAAGCAAAACAAGAAAGCAACACATGCGAAAACATGGAAGATGTCCAAGTGTACCAAAACAATTCTGATGATGAATTTTCTCTTAGGAAACCGATGGCAATTTCCAGGTTTCCGTTGTTCATGAGAAGTTCTActgctaaagaaatgatatcGGCTACCTTTAAG AGTTTGGAAGAAGTAAGTCCCAGCACAAATGCCAGCTCATTCTCTGGGGCATCTCCTGAAAACTTGCACAAGAACAGATATGGAGATATTGTACCAC TGGACAACCATCGACCTTTGCTGAAATCCATGTGTCTCACTCAGGGAGGAAACGATTATATTAACGCTTCTGTCGTGAAT ATTCCTGGATTGAATAAAACTTTGATTATGACACAGGCACCTTTGCCGAATACTGTTGAAGACTTTTGGCGACTCGTGTTTGACTATCAATGTCAGACGATTATTATGTTGAATGAGTCAGACTCTGGAAATCAT GATACTATAAAATATTGGCCAGATGTAAACGACATCGAGATCGGAACAATGACAATATCCACGTGCCTCATTGAGAAAAAACAGCTTTATACAATCCATCAGTGTCAGGTTGCCCACCGATCGTATCGG GAATCTATCAAGGTTAATCGCTTTATTCTAAACAACTGGCCAAAGAGCGGTGATAGCCTAACACCCCTTATAAATTTCATCGCAGCTACAGGATTTGGAGATCGTGGTGCAACATTAATTCATTGCAT aaATGGCGCATCCAGAAGTGGAATTTATGTGACTGTTTGCTCTGAGATCAACAGGATGAAGAAGCGACAAACGATACAAGTGTTtgacactgttaaaaatattaaagtgtGTAACCCCAATGCGATTATCACAAAG gAGGATTACATGATGTGTCATCAACTTCTCAACTGCTATCTAACAGAAATGCAGGATTACGACGTGATTGTGTAA